In Solanum stenotomum isolate F172 chromosome 6, ASM1918654v1, whole genome shotgun sequence, one DNA window encodes the following:
- the LOC125868407 gene encoding uncharacterized protein LOC125868407, which yields MERGKENEGRTKGEDNKSLVSSVVLHEDIVNLIDFIERLSNGRVLTSLDIDQIEDLTLELTFVSAFCHLYYSFFSEGCNDEMYCISNEIHDLVQSLLHRHGEDMLVNMNYHDLFENIKSYISYAEPSRVTTTEDGLVELLDAILMYLQYLPKLCSEFIFTSVTQYELLQNVFGNLRNFHRLKVNGCVEYETIEYVIPHLQLMAQRVVNFCFTLLYCQFDELDESDVSRVNSKLANLLVEVIPVELEVMHICCTNLKGSKSEEVGRFINQLVEASPDILRESLIHLQEHIVNAVTPSASTCNIHVMIEFLLIILTDVPKDDVIRHDKLFVLLARVRELTKEVFVLVRNLEENMNATSGTGLNLLENIELLKEDLKNVFLKACADSSQLRFPMSDGPLFMTLLLTNLNDLVNSNASSVALIKEEIKQLV from the exons ATggaaagaggaaaagaaaatgaaggacgAACAAAAGGGGAAGATAACAAATCATTG GTGTCATCCGTTGTACTTCACGAGGACATTGTCAATCTTATAGATTTCATAGAGAGGTTAAGTAATGGGCGTGTTCTAACTTCTCTTGACATAGATCAAATTGAAGATTTGACATTGGAGCTGACGTTTGTGTCCGCATTTTGTCATCTTTATTACTCTTTCTTTTCGGAAGGTTGTAATGACGAAATGTATTGCATATCAAATGAGATTCATGATCTGGTTCAGTCACTTTTGCATCGACATGGAGAAGACATGCTCGTTAATATGAATTATCATGACCTCTTTGAGAATATCAAAAGTTATATTAGCTATGCTGAACCAAGTCGTGTAACCACGACCGAGGATGGTTTGGTTGAACTTTTGGATGCTATCCTCATGTATCTCCAATATCTACCCAAGTTGTGTTCTGAGTTTATTTTTACATCAGTGACTCAATATGAGCTTCTGCAGAATGTATTTGGCAATTTACGAAATTTCCATAGGTTGAAAGTAAATGGTTGCGTTGAGTATGAGACAATCGAATATGTCATACCCCATCTTCAACTTATGGCTCAGAGAGTTGTAAACTTCTGTTTTACTCTTTTGTATTGTCAATTTGACGAATTAGATGAATCAGATGTCTCTCGAGTTAACTCCAAGCTAGCTAATCTACTTGTGGAGGTTATTCCTGTTGAACTGGAGGTTATGCACATATGTTGTACAAATTTGAAAGGTTCAAAGTCGGAAGAAGTTGGACGTTTCATCAATCAGCTTGTAGAAGCCTCTCCGGACATTCTTAGAGAATCTCTGATTCATCTACAAGAGCACATAGTTAATGCTGTTACTCCCAGCGCTTCTACGTGTAACATTCATGTCATGATAGAGTTCCTATTGATTATTCTTACTGATGTGCCAAAGGACGACGTTATTCGTCATGACAAATTGTTTGTTCTCTTGGCACGTGTTAGAGAACTTACCAAGGAGGTATTCGTTCTTGTTCGCAACTTAGAAGAGAATATGAACGCAACAAGCGGTACAGGTCTAAACTTGCTGGAAAATATTGAACTCCTCAAGGAAGATCTCAAGAATGTTTTCTTGAAAGCCTGTGCAGACTCATCTCAGCTCCGCTTCCCCATGAGTGATGGACCACTCTTCATGACTCTTCTACTcacaaacttaaatgacttggTCAATTCAAATGCTTCTTCAGTTGCTTtgataaaagaagaaattaagcAG